From the genome of Cytophagales bacterium WSM2-2:
ACCCGTTTAAGGATTGTTTGCGTTTATAGCAATGTTTTTCGAAAGACTAACTGACTAATTCATTTATTACAGATACAAAATTACCTATGAAGGCAAGTGTATGCTGGTAGTTTAGTTGTAAAAACGGGTAATTTTGTTGTGACTGATTCTGCTGTCAGACATAACTCACCCACCACTTCCCTTTGTTGGCTATTTTGACGGAATTCCACCACGTACAGAGTGGGTAGAGAACTAAAATAACGGTAAGCCAAATGAGGTATACCTCGCTAAGACCAAAACCAAAATTCTCTTTTAGGAGCTCTGGAGAGCCGTTTGCGACAGCGTTAACAAATACCATTGTTTCCCATCGGTATCCGCATGAAATAACAACGATTGCTGCAAATAAGTGAATGACGAATAAATGCATGACATAATAGAAAAGCGATACTTTGCCGAAGACAATCGCTTTTGCGTTACTTCCCTCCAGAAGAGCTAGAACCAATAGTGAAATCCCCAACGTAATCAGAATGAAGAGCAATGAGGGCGGATACTTTGCCAGGTTGAGAAAGGACATCACGGTGCAGGTCAGTGAAGGCTGAGTACTCCAGGGAACGGGATCACCGTAACTGTTGATAAACCGAAGGGCCAGGAATGCGAGCAAGGACATTGCGCTCAGTTGCAAAAGAATTTTTTTTCTTTTTGCGGAGTCCATCGTCTCATCATAGAGTTGACCAAGGCAGTAGCCCAACGCCATCACGCCAGTCCACGGCACAATGGGGTAGAGGAATTGAAAAGAGTACTCATTTCCCAGGTCATAGAGCTTACCGGCACTGAAGAGGAAAGTCCAAAGGATATCGGCTATTGATTTGGGCGGAAAGGAGATCGTGCCAAGAGCGTTATGGCCTACAACGATGGCAAGCCCGATCAGCAGAATCGTTTTTATATTGAGGTGTATGAGTAGTGCGAGCAGGATCATACAAAAGCCAATCGTTGAAATAATGGTGCTGGAATTATAACGGAAAAGCGGATCAAAATTCCAGGCAAACCTGATCAGGGTAAGTTGCAATGCGATCAACCAAAGTCCACGGGTCAGCAGGAAGAAAGACGTGTATTCACGTGAATTTCTCTTCATAATGAAATAAGCCGAGGTGCCTGCAAGGAAAATGAAGGTGGGGGCGCAAAGATGTGTGATCCAGCGTGTGAAAAATAATGCCGGTGTTGTCTGCGTAATATCTGTTGGACTGAAATAAAAAGAGTCCCGGTGGAAGAAATCCCTGACATGATCGATTGCCATGATCACCATGACAACACCTCGCAAATAGTCGATCGACTCAATGCGATTCTTTAACGTTAAGGTCGCTGCTGCACTCACTGCTATCTAAGTTTGTTTTTCGAAGCAAACTTAGATCGGGTATTTCCGGCAGAGTAGCACTATTGTTGCGATGTAACCTACTTTTGATTCTTGGGGTATCAAAAGTTGTGGTTAATGTATCACACTTTCGCTTGCTGTCGCTCAGCTTTCGGTGCAGCTTTAGAATTGTACTCGCTGGGGGTCACTCCAAACTTTTTCCTAAACCTTTTTGCAAAGTATGACTGCTCGTTGTACCCCACCGAATAGCTGATCTGTGCCAGCGTGTCCGCTTTGGCGCGAATGAGGTCTGCAGCTTTTTGCAACCGGATGTCATTAATGAATTCATTGGGCGAAAGACCTGAAATTGCCTTGAGCTTCCGGAACATCTGGGCGCGGCTCAAATGTATTTCATCAGCCATTTGCTCAACGCCAAAAGAAGAATTCCCCATGTGCTGTTCCACAATTTTCTTCGCCTTGATCAGGAATTTCTCATCCAGTGATGGTTCGTGATCGGCTTTTGGAATCGCAGCCAGGCCCACTTGGTATTTGGCAGCCAGTTTTTTTCGTTGCGCTATTAAATTGGCAACCCTTACGCGGAGCTCTTCGGTGGAGAAAGGCTTCGATAAATAATCATCGACTCCCGTCTGAAATCCCTCCAGCCTTGAATCGAGATCGGCCTTTGCTGTCAGCAGTACAACAGGGATGTGAGAAGTACGCTCGTCATTTTTAATTTTTTCCGCAAGGGTGATACCATCCATGTTCGGCATCATCACATCCGAAATGATCAGGCTGGGGATACGCTCGATGGCGAGAGCAAACCCTTCGTTCCCGTCTCTGGCGGTGATCGTAAAATACTGATCCTTTAATTTGGCAGAAATGAAATTTCTCAGGTCACGGTTATCCTCGACAATTAGGATGGCCTCCTGGAGTGATTCGGCATCTGTGTCGAAATTTTCATCCTCGTCATCAGTTACTAAGTAGCCTTCGGAAGCACTGAAGGACGAATATATTTCCTCTTGTGCCGGTGCAGTAGAGAAATTATCAGATGAAAATTGTTCTTTTTCTACAGGCAACATGACATAAACAGTAGTGCCCGCTTCAATCTTACTCTCCAAACGGATGGTACCACCGTAGAGCTTGACGAGTTCCTGAACCAGTGATAACCCCAAGCCTGTGCCTGGCTGATTTTCATTCGATGCGAACCTGGATTGATAGAAAGGAGTAAAGACTTTTTCCAGGTCTTCTTGCGGAATCCCCCGGCCGGTGTCAACAATTCTGATTTCCATTTGGTTGTTAAAATCAGAGCGGCTGATTGATAATGCTACAGTTCCTTGTGGCGGTGTAAACTTGAAGGCATTTGACAGAAGGTTGTTAATGATCTTTTCAAGCTTGTCGCTGTCATACCAGCTTTCATAGAAGTCCGCAGAAATACTTTTTAGGAAAGTTATCTGTTTGTTTTCTGCCAGGGAGTCAAATGAGTAAGAAACTGCATTGAGGAAATGGCCCAGATTTCCTTTTTTGACCTGCAACTCCATTTTGCCGGCTTCCAATTTTGAAAGGTCCAGCAATTGATTGATCAATGAAAGCAAGTGATTGCCGTTACGTTTGATCATCTGAAACGACTCTTTATCAGCCAGGGCAAGTTTATCTGACTCAAGCTTTTCTTCGATAGGAGCAAGGATCAGTGAAAGCGGGGTACGGAATTCGTGCGAGATGTTGGCAAAGAAACGTGACTTGATCTGGTCTGCTTCCTGTAATTTTTGATTCAATGATTTTTGAACTTCCAACAAGTCTTTGACCTTGCGGTTGTGCGACTGCTGCAGCATGTACACAATACTGAACCCAATGATCAGCACCAGCAGTACTGCTGTCATAAACCACTCTTTCAGGTTTTGCAAATCCTTCTGACGCTGCAGGTCGCTAATGATCAGATCCTTCTTTTCTGTTTGATAACGCGCTTCAATCTCAGAGATTTTGTTAGCGTTATTCTCTTTATAGATGCTGTCATTATAGAGTAGCTTCGTCTGCATGTGTTGCAGTGCTTCTTTGTAGTTGCCTTTAGCTGCTTCCAGTTTGGTCAGGTTGTCGTACACTTCCACCAGGAGAAGCTTGTGATGGAGGGCTTTCGAGATCACCAGTGCGTCCGCCAGGTACTTCGCTGCTTTGTCATATTCTCCGGTCAGCGTGTAGAGCGAGCCTATGTTGGCATAGTTGGCAGCCAACCTCAGTTTGTTGTGAAGCTTTTCGAGAATGTTCAACGCCTTTTGAAAATACTCCTTTGCTTGCGTGTAATCCTTTTTAGCCTTGTAAATCAAAGCGATGTTTCCATAGGTCTGACTAAGCCCGTTGACATCGTTGATCTCTTCGCGTACCGCTTTCGACATCAGGTGATACTTCAAAGACTGATCAAATTGCAAGTTAGATTGATATAGTGTGGCCAGACTATTATAATCATAGGCAACATCCATCTTCAAATTGGCTTTCTTGTGGATGTCAATCGCTTTCTCGTAGTATGTTTTTGCCTTATCAAAATCATGACTATCCTGGCTTATGGAACCCAACACGGCATAGGATTGGCCCAGCCCGCGATAATTGGTAGTCTGCTCAAATGCCTTTAG
Proteins encoded in this window:
- a CDS encoding membrane protein — its product is MSAAATLTLKNRIESIDYLRGVVMVIMAIDHVRDFFHRDSFYFSPTDITQTTPALFFTRWITHLCAPTFIFLAGTSAYFIMKRNSREYTSFFLLTRGLWLIALQLTLIRFAWNFDPLFRYNSSTIISTIGFCMILLALLIHLNIKTILLIGLAIVVGHNALGTISFPPKSIADILWTFLFSAGKLYDLGNEYSFQFLYPIVPWTGVMALGYCLGQLYDETMDSAKRKKILLQLSAMSLLAFLALRFINSYGDPVPWSTQPSLTCTVMSFLNLAKYPPSLLFILITLGISLLVLALLEGSNAKAIVFGKVSLFYYVMHLFVIHLFAAIVVISCGYRWETMVFVNAVANGSPELLKENFGFGLSEVYLIWLTVILVLYPLCTWWNSVKIANKGKWWVSYV